DNA sequence from the Oxalobacteraceae sp. CFBP 8761 genome:
ACGTCAACGAGCGCGGCCAGCCGCTGGCGCTCGCGGTGCGTCTCTACAAGCTGCGCCAGAAAGACGCCTTCGAAGAAGCGCCCTACGCCGCCTTCCTCGACCCGCAACAGGAACGTGAGCGGCTCGGCGCCGACCTGGTCGATGTCCGCGAAATCATGCTGGTGCCGGGGCAGCGCTACGAAGTGACCGAGAAGGTGGCACGCGAAGCGGGCCACGTCGGCATCGTGGCGCTGTTCCACAACCCCGCGGCCGGCCATTGGCGCACGACGGTCAGCAGCGTGGAGGCCGAGCGTAACGGCGTCAACATTGGTCTGCATGCCTGTGCGATGAGTGTGGCCAGTGGCACCGTTAGTGGCGGGAGTACGCTGGGGTCTGTGCGCTGTCAATAAACGTCGAAAACTTTCCTGCAAGCTAAACATTTTCGGACACCAAGCGAGGCCGCCGTGAGCATGCCATCCAAGGTCTTGTGGGACGAAGGATTGTTCCTGCGGCCCCAGCATTTCCAGCAGCAGGAGCGCTACCACGATGCGCGCCTGAACCAGACCGCGTGCGCGCTGCATCCGTATTGCTGGGGCGTGCGCAGGATGACGATCGACCTGGACGCGCTCAGGAACGACGTGCTGCGCATCGAGGAACTCTCGCTGCTGTTCCCCGAGGGCGAGGTGTACCGGGCACCCGATGGCGACATCCTGCCGCCCCAGGTGCGCCTGGCCGACCTGCCGCCCGAGATGCAGACCGTCACCTACCACGCCGCCCTGCCGGCGCTGCGCGCGCATGGCGAGAACTGCGCGATCGGCGCCGGCACCGGCGACGGCTTGCACGAGCAGGAAGACACGCTGCGTTTTTCCCGGCATGACCGCGACACGCATGACCTGTACAGCAGCGCCGCCGAAGCCCCGGTCACCTATCTGCGCAAGACGCTGCGGCTGGTGGCCGATGGCGACGCACTCGAAGCCTACGAGAGCTTTCCGCTGCTGCGGCTGCGCCGCGTGGCCACCGGCGGCTTCGAGCCCGATCCCGGCTTCATTCCGCCGAGCCTGTCGATCGACGCGGTGGCCGGCCCGGGCCTGGGCCTGCACGGCGCGCTGGCGCGGCTGATGGAAAAGCTGCTGGCCAAGGTGACCGCGCTGTATGGCGACCTGCGCGAACCGAGCCGCAACGTGGTCGAGATCCGCGGCGGCGACGTGTCGTCGTTCTGGCTGCTGCACACGGCCAGCGCCGGCTATGCGGCGCTGGCCCATTACCTGCACCACCGCGAGCTGCATCCCGAGCGCCTGTATGGCGCACTGCTGCACCTGGCGGGTGGCCTGATGACCTATTCGCGCAGCTACCGGCTGGACGACCTGCCCGCGTATGTCCACGCCGATCCGGGTCCGCCGTTCGCGCGCCTGGACGGCATCATCCGCGACCTCCTCGACACCGTGATCTCGTCGCGCTACTTCACCATCGCGCTGCACCACGACCGCCCGTCGTACTACCAAGGCGCACTCGATTCGGGCCGCATCACCCCGCAGACCACGCTGTATCTTGCCGTGGCTGCCGACATGCCGGCACTGCGCCTGGTCGAAACCGTGCCGCTGCAATTCAAGGTCGGCGCGCCCGAAGACGTCGACCGCTGCGTGCTGTCGGCGCTGCCGGGCGTCAGACTGCTGCACGCGCCGCAGGTGCCCAGCGCGATTCCCGTGCGGCCCGACATGGTCTACTTCGTCCTCGACGTGCGTGGGGCGCTGTACGAGGCCATGCTCAAGTCGCAGGCGATGTCGGTGTACGTGCCCAACGGGCTGCGCGAACTGCGTCTCGAACTGATCGCGGTGTCGGCATGAGCGCGTTCATCGAGCGCCGCGCCGCGCCCAAAGGCGATACGGGCGAGCACGCCACCCGCACGCAACGCCTCAGCGACATCATGTACGAGGGGTTCTACGCGCTGTTCCTGCTCAAGACCGGGTGCGGGCCGCAGGACAAGGTCGCGTTTGCCGACAACATGACGAGCTTTCTGATGGACGTCGACCGCAATGCCAAGGCACTGGGGATCGCGGCCGACGACATCCTGGCCGCCAAGTACGCATTCTGCTCGGCGGTCGACGAAATCATCCTGCGCTCGACCTTCGACGTGCGCGACGCATGGGAGACCCGGCCCCTGCAGCTGCGGGTGTTCGGCGACCAGCTCGCGGGCGAGCATTTCTTCCACCGGCTCGACGACCTGCGCGCGCGCGGGGCACAGCAGGTCGAGGCGCTCGAGGTTTTCCATATGTGCCTGCTGCTGGGTTTCCAGGGCCGTTACGCGCTCGACGGCAAGGACAAGCTCGACTACCTGGTGGCGCGCCTGGGCGACGAGATCGCCCGCATGCGCGGCCGGACGCGGGGCTTCGCGCCGCATGCCGAACGGCCGGACCAGGTGGTCAACCGCGTGCGCAGCGACCTGTCGCTGTGGGTGCTGGGCGCGGTGTTTACGGTGGCCGGGCTGGGCGCGTACGTGGGCTTCCGGACCGTGCTGGGCAACGACACCGGCTATGCGCTGGCACATTACAACGATCTGGTGACGCTGCCGCCGAGAGCGGCGAACGTGACGATCACATTGCCGTAAAGCGTGAACGAACCCGGCCGTGAGGCCGGGGCGCTTTACTGGAGTACCTTGAACTCGATGCGCCGGTTGCGCGCCTTCCCTTCCGGCGTGCGGTTGTCCGCCACCGGCCGGTCTGGCCCCTCGCCGGACACCGCGATCGAGTCGGCCGCAATGCCCTGGGCCACCACATATGCCTTGACTGCTTCGGCCCGCGCCTGGCTCAGTGACAGGTTGCCGGCGCGCGAACCGGCGTTGTCGGTGTGGCCGATGACGCCGACCTTGACGCCCTTGATCTTGCGCAGCGCGACGGTCATCCCGTCCAGCACGGCGATGCCGGTAGGCGTCAGTGTCGCCTTGCCCGATTCGAATTCGATGATGCGGTCGGCCAGCGCCGCATCGAGTACCACCTGCTGCGACACCTGGACCCGCAAGCCGTTGTTGACGGTATAGGTGGGATTCAGGCTCGCCGCGATATCGCCCGCGATCTTCTGACGCTGCTCCTCGCTGGCCACATCGCCGCGCATGCTGACGCTGTTGCCGTCGATGTGCAGCTGGCCGCCTTTCACCAGGCGCAGGTTCGGACCGATCAGCCGGCCGACATACGTGTTCCAGTTGGCGGGCGTCGACACGGTGCCGACCGACAGCTGGTCGACCACACGCGCGGCGCCGTAGACGCCGCGCAGGCGTTCCAGCAGCGCGGACTTAGTCGCCTCGTCGGCCACGGTGCCGGTCACCAGCACCGGGGCGTCGGCCTGGGTCTGGGCCTGCGCTGCGCCGTGCTGCAGGCCCGCCAGGCCGGTCAGGCACAACCTCAGGATCAGTGTGCGAAGTATCACGTCAGGCTCCGATGAAGGTTGTCATGAACAGCGTGCGCGCCAGCGCCAGCGGCAGGTCGGGCTGGGCCAGCTGGCTGGCCAGCGCGCGCACGTCGAGCTCGAGCTGCAGCTGCTCGTCGATCCAGGCCGTGTGCTGCAGGCGCACCTGCAGGTCGGCGCCTACCAGCGGATCGATCATGGCGCGCAGCGTGTCGGCCAGCGCGGCGCAAAAGCCCACCACCAGCACCGGCCGCCCGTCCTGGTGCGTGATGAACAGCGCCAGGTCGAACCCGGCGCGCCGCAGGAATGGCGCGATCAGTCCGAGCCAGAACGCCGCCACCGGATAGCGCGCCGCCGGGTCGGCCGGCAGCGGCAGCACGAGACTCTTGTCGAGCGTGCGGGGCGGGCTGCGCATCACGGGCTGCAGCAGCAAACCGAGCGCCAGCACCAGCCGCGCGACACCGCAGTTGCCCAGCAGCGCGTCGAGCGAACCCACCGTGCCGGCGTCGATCCAGGCCGGGCAGGCGCCCACATCCCCCAGGCCAATCGCGCTGTCGGCGATCGCCTGCAGCGACGCCGTGGGATCGGCATCTGCCAGCACGTTCGGGCAGATCTCCTGCAAAAACGTCCACAGCGGGGCAAAAGCGACGGGACAGTGCGCCACGAACGCGGCCGGATCGGCCACCGTCAGCGTGCGCGTGGCCAGAAACGGAAAGCGCCGGCCCGACTGGTCGCGGCTGGCCAGCAGATGCCCGGCCACAGCATGGTGGCGCGCCGGGCCGACGAGGGCGAAGCTCACCGGCGCCATGGCGTCGTAGTGCACCCGCCAGCGCGCATCGGACGGCAGCAGGGTCATCACCTGCGCCAGCCAGGCGTCGAGCATCCCGATCGTGGCCGGTTCGTGCGCCAGCTTGACGAAGTCGGCGCGCGCGGGCAGCTTGCCGAAGTAACCGATCCGGTCGGCGCGCATCACTGGCCTCCCGTACTGGCCAGTGCAGGCGCCGCCGCATCGAAGCGGCCAACGATTGCCGGCGGCAGGCGCATGCCACGAAAACCCTGGCCCTGGGCCTGCCCGCCCCCGCCTCCGCCCGCCTGCGGACTGCTGACGATCTTCAGGTCCACCGCCACCGTCACATTGTTGCTGCTCCAGCGCAGCTCGAACACGCCGTCGTCCTTCTTGGTGCGCTGCGCCGACTCGAACAGGCGCTGCAGGCCGAACTGGCCCGGCTGGTTGAACAGTTCCACCGTGCGGCCATCGAACGTCACGGCCGACACGCGTGCCCCCGATACGCCCTGCGGCCCCGGATGCACCATATTGCTCCAGCTGGCCGGGGTGTTGCGGTAACGGAGTTGCTGGCCATCGATCTCGAGCGTGTATTCGAGCGTGCCGGGCGCCGTGAGCGGCAGTACCTGGAACACGGTCTGCGCCACCGTGCCGGCCGCCACGCCGTTGTTCGACAGCGGCGCGATCCAGGCCGGGAACGCGGCCACCGCCTGCGGCGCGAGCGAAATGCCGATGTCGGCCCAGGTGCGCGCGGCCAGCACGTCGCCGCGCCGCACCACGAGCGGGCCCATGGCCGTGCCCACGAATTTGGCCACCGCGCCGTCGGGCCCGAACACCTGGCCGATCTCGCCCGGCGTGGCCTCGATGCTTGCGCCTTGCGCGAACGGATACTTGGCCGCCAGCGTGCGCGTGAACGGCTCGACGACCTGCGCCTGCCAGGTCTTGTTGATCTCGGCCTCGGACGGCAGCACGATCATCGCGAAGGTCTGCGTCAGCGGCCGCACGAGCAGTGGCCGCAGCGCGCTTTTCTGGCTCTCGCTCATCCCGGTGAGCATCTGCTCGTCGACGTAGCGCAGCGCCTCGGCCAGTTCCGAGCCGGTCCCTTCGAGTGTCTGCTGCATGAACTGCTTGGCGCCCGGCCCCGGGTCGCCCTGGTTCTTCAGCGTATTCAGGCGCGTGCGCAGGCGCGACAGCGCGTCGAGGTAGCCCGTCATCAGCGATGCCTCCTTCTCCTTCGCGCCAACCAGGCGCGCCACGCCGGCAAATTCGCGGCCGATCGGGCCGGCGCTTTGCGGCCCGCCGGTCAATTCGGCCGGGTCGATGGCGTCGGCCAGCGTGCGTGCATCGGACGGCGCCCGGCGCAGGATCTTCTGCTTGATCCACTCGGCGACGCCCCGTTCGGTCTTGCTCGCAGGCTGGCGCAACCCGCCCGGATTGTCCCAGGCGGTCTCTTCATGGATCGTGCGCAGCAGCCTGGCGATGGGCGACGTCTGCGGGTCGCCCAGCCGATTCATCGCCTGCACGCTGGCGTCGAAGCCGCGCAGGTCGGTGATCGCCACGCCCTGCACGAACTTGACCCATTCGCGTGCATAGTCAGCCTTGTACAGGTCGATCAGCGCCTTCTGGATCTGCTCCGGGCTGCCCTCGAGCGTCAGGTCGTCACGCGCCGTGGTCTTGAGCACCCAGTCGACGGTATTGAGTTCGCGGTTCGAGGCCTCGCGGATCGCGCCCAGCACGAACTTGTCCCACGCCGCGCGGGTGAACGCGCCGCTGACCGCGTGGCTGCCGGCCACCAGCGCGCTGTCCTGTTCGCCGACGATGCGCGCCACCGTCACCGCCGGGAAGCGCGTGGCTGCGCGCGTGCGGATGTCGGCGTACACGCGCTCGCGCGCCGGCGTGCCGCGCACCACGCGGCGCAGGTGCTCGCGCGTAGTGTCGAGCAGGCCCAGCTTGAGCGTCATCTGTGGCCAGGCCGGGTCATCGATATTAGCCAGGTGGAAGCTGAGCAGGCGTTCGGCGCTGCGGATCATCTGCTCGCGCGGCATCGCGCCGCGGTGCGCTTCCAGCCAGCCGCGCCAGTAGCGCGTGAGCTGGTCGTTCAGGTGCCCCGGCTCGGCGTGCGTTTTATCGCCCAGCATCAGGTAGGTCTTGAGCGCGTTGTAGGCGTCGCCGACGCTGGTGGGCGACGCGTCCTGATACGGCTGGCCGGGCCGGACCGCCGGCGTGGCCGCCTGGCGCGCCGGATCGAGGCTGGCCGCATTGTTGTTCACTTCCGTCAGCATGATCTCGAGCGCGCCGGTCACCGGTTCGACCATCACCGCGCGCACGCCGGCAAAGTATTCGTCGCGCAGCTTGCGCGACAGCTGCCCGCCCTGGTACAGGCCGAAGCCCAGCGCCCACGGCTTGTCCTGGCTGTAGCCATCGAGCAGCTCGATGCGGTCCTGCAGGATGTCGAGCGCTTCTAGCCGCGACTGCAGGTCGATGCGGCCAGCCTGCAGCCTCGTCACCTTGTCGAGGTCGGCCTGCACATTGGCCACCAGCTGGCGGTTGCCCATGTAGGCCCAGGACCAGCCCCCCATCGCGCAACCCAGCAGAATCGTGGCCGCGAAAAACACACCCAGCTTCCAGCGCGCCGCCGCCGGATGCGTGTAGCGCCTGACCAGGTCGCGGTCGGCGAAGATCACCTTGCGAAACAGGTCCAGCAAAAAGTAGCCCGACTGCCCGGCTGCCGGCTCGGCCACCGCGCCTTCACGATTGCCCAGCGCCAGATCGAAGCGGCTGGCCACGCGCTGGCTCGACAGGTCTTGCACGCTGCCTTCCTGCAGCGCGCTGGTGAAGTAAAAGCCGCGAAACACGGGTTTGAACTGGTAGGTGTTTTCGTCGAACAGCGTGGCCAGAAAGGCGCGCAGCGGCGTTCTGATCGCCGCAAATTCGAGGGGGAACGTGAACACGCCGGGGCGCATCAGGGTGCTGCGGTTGGCGCCCATGCCGGCCAGGCTCATTTCTTTCAGGCCATCGACGAGCGCTTCGAACTCGTCGTCAAAAAAGGCCAGCACGTCCTGCGGCGCACTGCGGCGGTTATAGCGCAGCGTGGCGCCCCAGATGCGCTCGCGCTCGGCCCGTTCGCTGCCATGGAAAAAGTCCACGAAGCCCGCCACCAGGTCGACCTTGGTAAACACGACATACACGGGCGGATGCACGCCCAGGCGCTCGGTCAGCTCCTGCATGCGGGTGCGCAGGTTCTTGGCCAGTTCGTGCGATGCCGTGGCCGGGCCGGCCATCAGTTCGGCCACGCTGACCGCGATCAGGATGCCGTTGACCGGGGCACGGTGGCGATGGCGGCGCAGCAGGTCGAGAAAACCGAACCACTCGTCGCGATCGTCTTCCTGCACGGAATAGCGCCCGGCCGTGTCGAGCAGGATGCCGTCGGTGGTAAAGAACCAGTCGCAATTGCGGGTCCCGCCCACACCCTGGACCGCCTTGTTGCCGGGGATCGGAAACGTCAGCCCCGAGCGCACGATGGCGCTGCTCTTGCCGGCCGCCGGGTTGCCGATGACCATATACCACGGCAGTTCGTACAGCGCCGCCGCGCCCCGCGTCAGGCCCAGCTTGGACGTCTTGATGGTGCTGACCGCATCGAGCAGATTCTTGCGCAGCACGGCAACGTCGCCCTTGCCGTTGTCGTCCATCGCATCGTCCGTGGCGTGACCACCGGCCTCGCCCTCGGCGATGGCCGACGCTAGCCGGGCGCCTTCGCGCGCGCGCCAGGCGCGCCGGATCATCCAGCCGGCGCCCCAGCAACCAAGCAAGGCCAGGCCCACGATGGCGGCCCAGACGATGGCGATGTCCAGCGCCACGGCGCCAAGCACCAGCAGCGCCGCGATGGCGAGCACACCGATCAGGATCAGCATGCGGCTGCTGGTCAGGAAGTTCCAGAATCGCGCCATGGCGGGGCCCAGGTCCGTTGAAAAAAGAGTCTCACAGGAAATGCTCGCACGCGCATGGCTGCCGTCGCTTGAGCGGGCGCAACACGGTGGACTTGGTGCATCGCCGGCGCCCGCAGGCTCAGCGCCGCATCACCCCGCGCAGGCGCAGCTCGGTGTGGCCAAAATCCATCATCTTCCAGCGCCCGCCCCAGGTCAGGCCGAGCGACTCGGCCACCTGTCCGTAGGCCTGGTAGCCGCGCATGGCCCACGGGTCTTTTTCGGAAATCACCAGCTTGCCGTCGCGCAGGAACGCGCAGTCGCCCGCCAGGCCGTACTGGTGCCAGCTCTGAAACGCGCGCGCGTTGGTGACATTGCTGCCACTGGCGGCCAGCGCATCCTGGCGCGCCGGGCTGCGGTAGCCTTCGAGCAGCGCCATCTCGTAACCGTGCTGCTCCTTCATGATCTTGAAGGCCAATAGCAGGCGCGCGCTGAAGTCAGGGTGCAGCAAGCCCCAATTGCGGCTCGCGCCCACCAGCATCGGCCGTATCAGCTCGACTTCGGCGGTCGTAAACACGTCGGGCGGCAGCGCCACCGGGGGCGAGAGCTGTTCGCCAGCCAGCAGCGCCGCCACCTGTTCATCCGGCATGGCGGCGCTGCCCTGATACACGGGCAGCATGGCGGGATTGCTCAGCGCCAGCGCCAGCAGAGAGGGAATCAGGATCACCGGCACGACAATGGCGAACACGACCCGATGCCGGCGCAGGAAGCGCAGCAGGCGCTCGCGCAGCGTGAGCGCGGCCGCATCGCGCGCGGCGCCCAGCGCCCGCCCGCCCGCGTGCCCCCAGGCGCCGGCATGCCGCGCCAGCGCGCGCAAGCGGCCGATGCCGCGCGTTGCCAATGCGCGACCTGTCGGGAAAACGGCCAGCCAGATCAGGCCGGATGCGCCACAAACGTACAGAAGCGCGATAAAGATCAGCATCGGTACCTCCAGGATTGTTTCTAATCGGAACTGGAAAAAACCCATCTTAGGAGTGCTGCCGTGCGTTCATCAGACGAACATCAAGCGAACCCCACGCAACCGCATCTGCGGCCCGATCTGATGTCATCGGCGCGGCACGGCGGCAACGAAGACAGCATTCTCGCCAGGCTCGAACGCGAGCCGGTGCGCCGTGCCGCGCCCGGCGGCACGGGCGTGAGGGTGGCCTGGTATGGCGGCGCCGTGCTGGTCGCACTGGGGTTGACGGGCGCCCTGGCTTGGCTGGCGGCGGGGCAGGACACGCCGCACAGGGTCGAGCCGACGCACGCAGGGATCGCGGCGCGCGCGATCGTGGCCGACGAACCTGCTGCGCCGCTGGCGGCGGCCATCATCGTCGACGCTGCACCAGCGCTGCCGCCAGTATCAGCACCAGCGCCCGCAGCCAGCACGGCGCACGTCCTGCCACCGCCGGAGCCACCGCTGCGCCTGTTGCGACCGGCGAACGGAGGGCGAGCACCCGCCAAACCCACGCACACGGCTGCTGCGCCCGAACGCAGCGCGGCCAAGACCCCGGTGCCGACGTTCCAGACGCGCGCCAGCGTGCCGCGCCAGGCCGCGCGGCCAACGAAACATGCCGGACCGGCGCGGGTAACCGAGACGCCCGACAGCGATGTCGCCCTGATCTCGGCCGTCATCTATCACGCCAATGGCCACGCCCTGCCCGACCCGGAGATGAACCCGGATCGCTGCAACGGCGACGCCTGTCGTCCACGGCCAACGCGCTAGCAGCGCGCGGGACGATCGCGCCCGAAACTGCTGGATTCCCTGTCCACGCGGGCTTATACTGTACATAAGAACAGTAACGCGGGTGGTCATGATCAGGTTGTTGGAAAACGAGTTTTATTATCTGGACAACTTCCAGCGCGTTCTCGACTGGATCGGCGAACGCTATGCCGACCTGCTCGACGCGCAAGAGCATGCGTTCCTGGCCGCCTTCCCTGCCCTGCCGCATGCGGCGCGCGCGCTGTTCGTGCGCATGGTCATGCGAAAAGGCACGCTGTTTCGCGCCAGTAAACTCCGCTACGCCGAGATCGGCTGCCCCGTCGAGGCGGCCGGTCACCTGCTGGGCACCGGCTGGATCGAAGCCGATCCCGAACTCTCACTCGACGAACTGTTCGACCTGCTCTCCAAGCCCGAAGTCGCCCAGGCCTTCCCGCACCTGCGCCAGAAAAGCGCGCGCAAGGGCGATCTGCTCGAGGCCTTGCGGGCCGACTGCGCCGATCCCCGCCGTTTTTCCGGCTGGTACGGCGACTGCCCCGACGTCGCCTGGCGCATCCACGTCAAGCCCCTGTGCGACCGCCTGCGGCTAGTTTTCTTTGGCAACCTGCGCCAGGGCTGGACCGATTTCGTGCTGTCCGACCTGGGCCTCTTCCGCTACGAGCAGGTCGACATCTCGCCAGCCTCGCGCGGTTTCCGCCAGCGCGCCGACATCGACCACTACATTCTGCTGCACGCATGCCGCGAGCGCTTCGCCGCCGGCGAGGCCGTCGAGGAGGTCGTGCGCGACCTTCCCGAGCATGCGTTCGACAACGACTGGCTGGCCAGCCGGCGCGAAAAGCTCGTGTTCCAGATCGGCCAGCACTACGAGAAACAAAAGGACTGGGATGGCGCTTTTGCCGCCTACGCCCGCTGCCGCTACCCCGGCGCGCGGGGCCGCGCCATCCGGGTTCTCGAAAAACACGAGCGCTTCGACGACGCCTGGGCCCTGTTGACTGAGGCCCAGGCCACCCCCGAGAACGACGCCGAGCGCCAGCACCTGGCCCGCATCGCGCCGCGCCTGGCGCGCCGCCTGGGTCACGCGCGCCTGGGCCGGCTGCCGAAAACCGAGGTGCAGCGCATCGACCTGTGCCTGGCGCCGCCGAACGGCGAGCGCTGGGTCGAGGGCGCGGTGCGCGACCATCTGGCGCAAGAACAGGCGCCCGTGTTCTACGTCGAAAACGCGCTGGCCAATACGCTGTTTGGCCTGCTGTGCTGGCGCGCGATCTTCGCCGCCATCCCCGGCGCCTTCTTCCACCCGTTCCACCGCGGGCCGGCCGATCTGTACAGCGCCGACTTCTACGCGCGCCGCCTGGCCGAATTTACTGCCTGCTTCGACGAACTCGATTCCGGCGCCTACCGCGACACCATCCGCGCGACCTACCGCGACAAGGCCGGCCTGCAGTCGCCCTTTGTGCACTGGGACGGCATCAGCCTCGAGCTGGTCGAACTGGCCCTGGACTGCATCCCGGCTGCCCACCTGCGCAAGTGGTGCGAGCGGATCCTGGCCGACGTGCGCGAAAACCGCACCGGCTTTCCCGACCTGATCCAGTTCTTCCCCCTCGAAAACCGCTACACGATGATCGAAGTGAAAGGCCCGGGCGACCGCCTGCAGGACAACCAGCAGCGCTGGATCGAGTACTGCGCCGCGCATGCGATGCCGGTGGCCGTCTGCTACTTGGTCTGGGATCTGGCGCCCGAGATGGCGGCCTGATTTGACCGGCACCACGCAACCCGCCTACACGATCGCCGTGCGCGCACTGTGCGAGTTCACCGCCAAGGCGGGTGACCTCGACCTGCGCTTCACACCCTCGCCCAGCGCCCAGGAAGGCATCGCCGGCCACGCCGTCGTTGCCGCGCGCCGGGGCGACGGCTACCGCGCCGAGCTGCCGCTGTCCGGCGAATGGAACGGCTTGCGCGTGCGCGGCCGCGCCGACGGCTACGACGAAAACGAGAACCTCATCGAAGAGATCAAAACGCACCGCGGCCGCCCCGAGTCCATCCCCGACAACCACCGCCACCTGCACTGGGCGCAGGTACGCGTGTATGGCCATTTGCTGTGCCAGGAGCGCGGTCTGGATGTGGTCAACCTGGCCTTGGTCTACTACGACATCGGCAGCGGCGTCGAAACCGTGCTGCGCGAGCAGCGCGACAGCGCCTGGCTGCAGACCCATTTTGCGGGCCTGTGCGAACGCTTCTCGAGCTGGGCTGCGCAGGAGAGCGCGCACCGCGCCGCGCGCAACGATGCGCTGACTCAGTTGCGCTTTCCGCATGCCGACTTCCGGCCCGGCCAGCGCCACCTGGCCGAGAGTATCTACCGCGCCAACACGAGCGGACGCTGCCTGCTCGCGCAAGCGCCGACCGGCATCGGCAAGACAGTCGGCAGCCTGTTCCCGACCTTGAAGGCCATGCCGCAGCAAGGCATCGACAAGGTGTTCTTCCTGGCCGCGAAGACGCCAGGCCGGCGCCTGGCGCTCGATGGCGCGGCCAAACTATGCAGCGCCACGGCTACACCACTGCGCGTGCTCGAACTGACCGCGCGCGACAAGGCCTGCGAGCATCCGGATAAAGCGTGCCATGGCGAGGCATGCCCGCTGGCGCGCGGCTTCTATGACCGCCTGCCGGCCGCGCGCGCCGCTGCGGCCGAGGTCCTGGTGCTGGACCGCGAAGCGCTGCGCACCGTCGCGCTGGAGCACGACGTCTGCCCGTACTACCTGGGCAGCGAGATGACGCGCTGGGTCGACATGATCGTTGGCGACTACAACTATTATTTCGACGGCGGCGCGATGCTGTACGCACTGGCGCAGGCCAACGGCTGGAAGGCGAGCGTGCTGGTCGACGAAGCCCACAACCTGGTCAACCGCGCACGCTCGATGTACAGCGCCGAGATCGACCGCGAACTGCTGCGCGCCGCCCGCGCCGTCGCACCTCCCGCGATCAAGAAAGCGCTCGAGCGCGTCGGGCGCGCCTGGACCAATGTCGACAAGGGCGCGCCCGCGCCGTACCAGCTGCTCGAGTCGATGCCGGCGAAACTGGTCGACGCGCTGCAGGATGCGTCCAGCACCATCAACGAACATCTGGCCGCGTTCCCCGGTCCGCTCGACCCCGACCTGCAGCGCTTCCACTTCGACGCGCTGCAATTTACGCGCCTGGCTGAGTCGTTCGGGCCGCACTCGCTGGTGGACCTGTCGCGCGACGCCGACCGCCCTACCTTGCGCGATTCGACGATCTGCATCCGCAATGTGGTGCCGGCGCCGTTTCTCGGACCGCGCTTTGCCGCGTCGCATTCGAGCACGCTGTTCTCCGGTACGCTCGGCACCTGGCAATACTGCACCGACACGCTCGGTCTACCGGCCGACACGGCCTGGGTCGAGGTCGATTCACCGTTCACGGCCAGCCAGCTCGACGTACATGTCGCCAAAGGCATCTCGACCCGCTACCAGGCGCGCGCTGCGTCGGTGCAGCCGATCGCCGAACTGATCGCACGCCAGTTCCATGAACGCCCCGGCAACTACCTGGCGTTCTTCAGCAGCTTCGATTACATGGACCAGGTGGCGGGCGCACTGGCCCGGCTGGATCCGGGCGTGACGGCCTGGCGCCAGGAACGCCGCATGAGCGAGACCGCGCGCCAGGGCTTCATCGACCGCTTCGCCATCGGTG
Encoded proteins:
- a CDS encoding VRR-NUC domain-containing protein is translated as MIRLLENEFYYLDNFQRVLDWIGERYADLLDAQEHAFLAAFPALPHAARALFVRMVMRKGTLFRASKLRYAEIGCPVEAAGHLLGTGWIEADPELSLDELFDLLSKPEVAQAFPHLRQKSARKGDLLEALRADCADPRRFSGWYGDCPDVAWRIHVKPLCDRLRLVFFGNLRQGWTDFVLSDLGLFRYEQVDISPASRGFRQRADIDHYILLHACRERFAAGEAVEEVVRDLPEHAFDNDWLASRREKLVFQIGQHYEKQKDWDGAFAAYARCRYPGARGRAIRVLEKHERFDDAWALLTEAQATPENDAERQHLARIAPRLARRLGHARLGRLPKTEVQRIDLCLAPPNGERWVEGAVRDHLAQEQAPVFYVENALANTLFGLLCWRAIFAAIPGAFFHPFHRGPADLYSADFYARRLAEFTACFDELDSGAYRDTIRATYRDKAGLQSPFVHWDGISLELVELALDCIPAAHLRKWCERILADVRENRTGFPDLIQFFPLENRYTMIEVKGPGDRLQDNQQRWIEYCAAHAMPVAVCYLVWDLAPEMAA
- the tssM gene encoding type VI secretion system membrane subunit TssM; its protein translation is MARFWNFLTSSRMLILIGVLAIAALLVLGAVALDIAIVWAAIVGLALLGCWGAGWMIRRAWRAREGARLASAIAEGEAGGHATDDAMDDNGKGDVAVLRKNLLDAVSTIKTSKLGLTRGAAALYELPWYMVIGNPAAGKSSAIVRSGLTFPIPGNKAVQGVGGTRNCDWFFTTDGILLDTAGRYSVQEDDRDEWFGFLDLLRRHRHRAPVNGILIAVSVAELMAGPATASHELAKNLRTRMQELTERLGVHPPVYVVFTKVDLVAGFVDFFHGSERAERERIWGATLRYNRRSAPQDVLAFFDDEFEALVDGLKEMSLAGMGANRSTLMRPGVFTFPLEFAAIRTPLRAFLATLFDENTYQFKPVFRGFYFTSALQEGSVQDLSSQRVASRFDLALGNREGAVAEPAAGQSGYFLLDLFRKVIFADRDLVRRYTHPAAARWKLGVFFAATILLGCAMGGWSWAYMGNRQLVANVQADLDKVTRLQAGRIDLQSRLEALDILQDRIELLDGYSQDKPWALGFGLYQGGQLSRKLRDEYFAGVRAVMVEPVTGALEIMLTEVNNNAASLDPARQAATPAVRPGQPYQDASPTSVGDAYNALKTYLMLGDKTHAEPGHLNDQLTRYWRGWLEAHRGAMPREQMIRSAERLLSFHLANIDDPAWPQMTLKLGLLDTTREHLRRVVRGTPARERVYADIRTRAATRFPAVTVARIVGEQDSALVAGSHAVSGAFTRAAWDKFVLGAIREASNRELNTVDWVLKTTARDDLTLEGSPEQIQKALIDLYKADYAREWVKFVQGVAITDLRGFDASVQAMNRLGDPQTSPIARLLRTIHEETAWDNPGGLRQPASKTERGVAEWIKQKILRRAPSDARTLADAIDPAELTGGPQSAGPIGREFAGVARLVGAKEKEASLMTGYLDALSRLRTRLNTLKNQGDPGPGAKQFMQQTLEGTGSELAEALRYVDEQMLTGMSESQKSALRPLLVRPLTQTFAMIVLPSEAEINKTWQAQVVEPFTRTLAAKYPFAQGASIEATPGEIGQVFGPDGAVAKFVGTAMGPLVVRRGDVLAARTWADIGISLAPQAVAAFPAWIAPLSNNGVAAGTVAQTVFQVLPLTAPGTLEYTLEIDGQQLRYRNTPASWSNMVHPGPQGVSGARVSAVTFDGRTVELFNQPGQFGLQRLFESAQRTKKDDGVFELRWSSNNVTVAVDLKIVSSPQAGGGGGGQAQGQGFRGMRLPPAIVGRFDAAAPALASTGGQ
- a CDS encoding M15 family metallopeptidase, producing MLIFIALLYVCGASGLIWLAVFPTGRALATRGIGRLRALARHAGAWGHAGGRALGAARDAAALTLRERLLRFLRRHRVVFAIVVPVILIPSLLALALSNPAMLPVYQGSAAMPDEQVAALLAGEQLSPPVALPPDVFTTAEVELIRPMLVGASRNWGLLHPDFSARLLLAFKIMKEQHGYEMALLEGYRSPARQDALAASGSNVTNARAFQSWHQYGLAGDCAFLRDGKLVISEKDPWAMRGYQAYGQVAESLGLTWGGRWKMMDFGHTELRLRGVMRR